In Clostridia bacterium, the following proteins share a genomic window:
- a CDS encoding class II aldolase/adducin family protein has product MKTIDLTGQKVLALRDVEKVRTAGATELLVAERCVITPSARDFLQQHDIALRTGNGHSAQVGARVPSSSDSIAHKLPMPDAKLFHSAEAEKIKTEICAVGKKLWARQYVDGNGGNISYRIGPNAVICTPTLMSKGDLTPEDLCMVDLDGNQIGGTRPRTSEIFLHLEIYKAVPEAKSVVHCHPPHATAYAITGTVPPTRVVPEYEVFVGTVAIAPYETPGTPAFAQTVLPFVKHHNTVLLANHGIVCWADTVTHAEWYAEVVDTYCWTLMVASQIGAPLTYIPEAKTCELLSIKRRLGLPDARFDTGGMKECQLSDLEMPRKVAVVSSGCSVPQATATELDVEAMVKSITDAVMAALDEK; this is encoded by the coding sequence ATGAAAACAATCGATTTGACCGGCCAAAAAGTGCTTGCGCTGCGCGACGTTGAAAAGGTGAGGACCGCCGGAGCGACGGAGTTGTTGGTTGCGGAGCGCTGCGTGATTACGCCCTCGGCACGCGACTTTCTCCAACAGCATGATATTGCCCTTCGAACCGGCAACGGACACAGCGCTCAAGTTGGTGCACGCGTTCCGTCATCGAGCGACTCCATTGCCCACAAGTTGCCCATGCCCGATGCGAAGCTCTTTCACTCGGCTGAGGCGGAGAAAATCAAGACTGAAATCTGTGCCGTGGGGAAGAAGCTCTGGGCGCGCCAGTATGTCGACGGCAACGGCGGCAATATCTCTTACCGAATCGGTCCGAATGCGGTCATCTGTACGCCGACGCTGATGAGCAAGGGCGACCTAACGCCCGAGGATCTGTGCATGGTCGATCTTGACGGCAATCAGATCGGCGGCACGCGCCCGCGCACGAGTGAAATTTTTCTGCATCTCGAAATCTACAAGGCCGTTCCTGAGGCCAAGTCCGTCGTTCACTGTCACCCGCCTCATGCGACGGCCTATGCCATCACAGGGACCGTGCCGCCTACACGCGTGGTGCCGGAGTACGAGGTCTTTGTGGGCACCGTGGCAATCGCCCCCTATGAAACTCCGGGTACTCCTGCGTTTGCTCAAACGGTGCTGCCATTTGTGAAGCATCACAACACCGTCCTATTGGCGAATCATGGCATCGTCTGTTGGGCTGACACGGTTACGCACGCCGAGTGGTACGCGGAAGTGGTTGACACGTACTGCTGGACATTGATGGTTGCCTCCCAGATTGGCGCACCGCTGACTTACATCCCCGAGGCAAAGACCTGCGAACTCCTCTCGATCAAGAGGCGACTGGGATTGCCCGATGCGCGCTTTGATACTGGGGGAATGAAAGAGTGTCAGCTATCGGATCTGGAGATGCCGAGGAAAGTGGCAGTTGTGTCCAGCGGGTGTTCCGTTCCGCAAGCCACCGCAACAGAGCTCGACGTGGAAGCGATGGTGAAGTCAATCACAGATGCTGTTATGGCCGCGCTTGACGAGAAATAA
- a CDS encoding EutN/CcmL family microcompartment protein has translation MRIGIVRGHVVLNISVPSLRGVRLAIVEPVTAENLAARNGLGGGKAIIVADQLGAAEGQIVAFTEGREAANPYWPDRVPVDAYCTLIVQSIDYRPPKISVQDLRKAK, from the coding sequence ATGAGGATAGGAATCGTTCGCGGCCATGTCGTATTGAACATTTCTGTCCCGTCTCTGCGGGGTGTCAGGCTGGCCATCGTGGAACCAGTCACAGCGGAGAATCTGGCGGCTCGCAATGGATTAGGCGGAGGCAAGGCCATAATCGTTGCAGATCAACTCGGCGCGGCGGAGGGACAGATTGTCGCGTTCACGGAAGGCCGCGAAGCAGCGAACCCGTATTGGCCGGATCGTGTGCCCGTTGATGCGTACTGCACGCTTATCGTGCAATCCATCGATTACCGTCCGCCGAAAATATCAGTACAGGATTTGAGAAAAGCAAAATGA
- a CDS encoding EutN/CcmL family microcompartment protein, with protein MFLARIDGTVVSTAKHESLRGYRLLIAQRLGGDGVATGEPLVVLDWLGAGQGSTVLVSTDGDIAREMMGDTTPARMVVVAITDQVYVCEAAAGSGV; from the coding sequence ATGTTCCTGGCTCGCATTGACGGCACGGTGGTTTCGACAGCAAAACACGAATCGTTGCGCGGCTACCGTCTGCTCATCGCACAGCGGCTTGGAGGCGACGGAGTTGCGACCGGTGAGCCACTGGTTGTGCTTGATTGGCTCGGTGCAGGGCAAGGCTCGACTGTGCTGGTCTCAACCGATGGCGACATTGCGCGCGAGATGATGGGCGATACCACGCCGGCGCGCATGGTGGTCGTTGCAATTACGGATCAGGTGTATGTCTGCGAAGCGGCAGCCGGGAGTGGGGTATGA
- a CDS encoding aldehyde dehydrogenase family protein, translating into MLNQEQMIAEIAREVVTRMRGQLQPSAAPAQAPNPRDGVFATVDEAVNAAFAAQKRVALMSLEDRNRIISVIRRICADRAEELARIELEESKVGRLDHKIQKLKNIRYVLGVEAMRSDARSDRSGLCIIERAPWGVVGMVLPVTHSVPTMASNAINVIAAGNTAVFAPHPSASKVAQYALQIFNREIEREIGVANVIATVREPGIEAAEQLFQHPRVALLCVTGGPVVVKAASKFGKRVIAAGPGNPPVVVDETADLDAAARAIIDGASFDNNLLCIGEKEIFVVASVADAFISAMRRAGAFELDMAGIERLSRAAFTFEGNGKGCGRAHVKKEFVGKDVDVLAAAAGVRVPAGTQLLFGETDEEHPFVQEEQMMPFIPVVRVRDIDAAIAASVKAEHGYRHTAIMHSRNVENVTRMARAVNTTLFVHNAPSPAALGSDGPGYLSFSIATPTGEGITTPLTFTRERQITIGHALRII; encoded by the coding sequence ATGCTGAACCAGGAACAGATGATCGCGGAGATCGCACGAGAGGTTGTGACGCGGATGCGCGGCCAGCTGCAACCATCCGCAGCACCTGCGCAAGCGCCGAATCCGCGTGACGGCGTTTTCGCAACGGTAGATGAGGCCGTGAATGCTGCATTCGCGGCCCAAAAGCGCGTTGCCTTGATGAGTCTCGAAGATCGGAACCGTATCATCTCGGTTATTCGCCGAATCTGCGCGGACCGTGCTGAAGAACTCGCTCGCATCGAGCTTGAGGAAAGCAAGGTCGGGCGTCTGGATCACAAGATCCAGAAGCTCAAGAACATCCGCTACGTCCTCGGAGTGGAGGCCATGCGCAGCGACGCCCGGAGCGATCGCTCGGGTCTATGCATTATCGAGCGCGCTCCGTGGGGTGTCGTTGGCATGGTGCTGCCGGTCACGCACTCTGTGCCTACGATGGCGAGCAATGCCATCAACGTAATCGCTGCCGGGAATACAGCAGTTTTTGCGCCCCACCCGTCCGCCAGCAAAGTGGCGCAATACGCGTTGCAGATATTCAATCGCGAGATTGAGCGGGAAATCGGCGTGGCTAACGTTATCGCCACGGTTCGCGAGCCCGGCATAGAAGCTGCCGAGCAGCTATTTCAGCACCCGCGCGTTGCGCTCCTGTGCGTTACAGGCGGTCCAGTTGTGGTCAAGGCGGCTAGCAAATTCGGCAAACGCGTCATAGCCGCGGGCCCTGGCAATCCTCCCGTAGTTGTGGACGAAACGGCGGATCTCGATGCCGCTGCCCGGGCAATCATCGATGGCGCATCCTTCGATAACAATCTCCTCTGCATTGGCGAAAAAGAAATCTTCGTGGTGGCATCGGTAGCCGACGCGTTCATCTCCGCGATGCGGCGTGCCGGAGCATTCGAGCTCGACATGGCCGGCATCGAAAGGCTCTCGCGCGCGGCGTTCACCTTCGAAGGCAATGGCAAGGGTTGTGGACGGGCACACGTGAAGAAGGAGTTTGTCGGGAAGGACGTTGATGTCCTTGCTGCCGCTGCTGGTGTCAGAGTGCCTGCGGGAACACAGTTGCTATTCGGTGAAACCGATGAGGAGCATCCGTTTGTTCAGGAAGAGCAGATGATGCCTTTCATCCCCGTCGTCCGCGTTCGCGATATTGATGCGGCCATAGCGGCATCCGTAAAAGCCGAGCATGGCTACCGGCACACCGCGATCATGCACTCTCGCAACGTTGAAAACGTTACGCGGATGGCGCGCGCCGTGAACACGACGCTTTTTGTACACAACGCCCCATCGCCAGCGGCGCTGGGATCAGATGGCCCCGGTTATCTCAGCTTCAGCATTGCGACGCCAACCGGGGAAGGCATTACTACTCCGCTTACTTTTACGAGGGAGCGGCAAATCACGATCGGGCACGCGCTGCGGATAATCTGA
- a CDS encoding EutN/CcmL family microcompartment protein: protein MFIAKVIGNVVSTQKNAKFQGMKLLLIQPYITKDHKLQASGSSVVAVDSVGAGPGECVLFTQGSSARLTPATKEAPVDAVIVGIVDSVEVDGAKVEKP from the coding sequence ATGTTTATTGCGAAGGTCATAGGAAACGTAGTTTCCACGCAGAAGAACGCGAAATTCCAGGGCATGAAGCTGCTGCTGATCCAGCCTTACATTACAAAGGATCACAAGCTTCAGGCCTCGGGAAGCTCGGTCGTGGCCGTCGATAGCGTCGGGGCCGGCCCCGGTGAATGCGTCTTGTTTACTCAGGGTAGTTCGGCCCGTCTTACTCCAGCTACGAAGGAAGCTCCGGTGGATGCCGTGATTGTCGGCATCGTCGACTCCGTCGAAGTTGATGGCGCAAAGGTGGAGAAGCCGTAA
- a CDS encoding BMC domain-containing protein, whose product MANMAIGMIETKGLVALVKATDAMLKAASVRFVGWNHVGSGLCSVFVSGDVGSVRAAVDAGAAAARAIGEVQSVHVIARPHGDLTSVLPK is encoded by the coding sequence ATGGCCAATATGGCAATTGGAATGATTGAAACGAAGGGTCTGGTTGCGCTTGTGAAGGCCACCGACGCGATGCTCAAGGCGGCCAGCGTGCGGTTCGTAGGCTGGAACCATGTCGGCAGCGGTCTGTGCTCGGTGTTTGTTTCCGGCGATGTGGGATCGGTTCGCGCTGCGGTGGACGCAGGTGCGGCTGCGGCACGCGCCATTGGCGAAGTGCAGAGCGTGCATGTGATAGCCCGTCCGCATGGCGACCTGACGTCCGTGTTGCCGAAGTAA
- a CDS encoding BMC domain-containing protein, whose translation MSEAIGLIETRGLVGLVEATDAMCKAANVELVKTVQIGGGYVTAIVRGDVGSVRAAVDAGSAAVKAIGELVSSHVIPRPHDALIEGMLK comes from the coding sequence ATGAGCGAAGCAATCGGCCTTATCGAAACCAGGGGCCTCGTCGGACTTGTCGAAGCCACGGATGCAATGTGTAAAGCTGCCAACGTCGAGTTGGTCAAGACGGTTCAGATCGGCGGTGGTTATGTGACCGCAATCGTACGTGGTGACGTCGGTAGTGTGCGCGCCGCAGTTGATGCCGGATCAGCGGCAGTGAAAGCAATCGGCGAACTCGTTTCGTCTCACGTAATTCCGCGTCCGCACGATGCTCTCATCGAAGGCATGCTTAAGTAG
- a CDS encoding BMC domain-containing protein, translating to MKQALGMIETKGLVALIEATDAMLKSANVTFSGWQSVGSGLVTAFVEGDVAAVKAATDAAAEAASRIGEVVSVQVISRPHDELPSFVQQEKKSSKKAASAS from the coding sequence ATGAAACAGGCACTTGGAATGATCGAGACAAAGGGTCTGGTTGCGCTGATTGAGGCGACCGACGCAATGCTCAAATCGGCCAATGTCACTTTTTCAGGATGGCAGTCCGTCGGCTCGGGTCTGGTGACTGCTTTCGTTGAAGGTGATGTGGCGGCCGTCAAGGCAGCAACCGATGCCGCAGCTGAAGCAGCATCCCGGATCGGCGAGGTCGTGAGTGTGCAGGTCATCTCCCGGCCACACGATGAGTTGCCCTCATTTGTCCAACAGGAAAAGAAGTCCAGTAAGAAAGCCGCGAGCGCGTCGTAG
- the pduL gene encoding phosphate propanoyltransferase yields the protein MMIENSDSDAGANRLSRPLVEQIVRQVTMDYLRQHDLSAAASQVAPLTVHASARHMHICREHLDALFGPGYELTFDRPLFQEGNFAAKETVTLIGPRSRLISNLRILGPMRKQSQVELAFTDAISLGFDDVPIRLSGDIAGTPGAVIMGPRGVIELAEGVIRAAIHVHMNENEAAYYKVRQGDLMKLRVGGAAGVTFQNVHVRIDSSSKLNVHMDTDEANACGLHLAREIELFA from the coding sequence ATGATGATCGAGAATTCAGATTCGGATGCAGGCGCCAATCGGCTGAGCCGGCCGTTGGTCGAGCAGATTGTTCGCCAGGTCACAATGGACTACCTGCGGCAACACGATCTTTCTGCCGCTGCGTCGCAGGTTGCGCCGTTGACCGTGCATGCTTCCGCCCGCCATATGCACATCTGCCGGGAACATCTGGACGCTCTCTTCGGTCCGGGTTACGAGCTGACATTTGACCGCCCTCTCTTTCAAGAGGGAAATTTCGCGGCAAAAGAAACGGTAACACTGATCGGTCCTCGTAGCCGGCTGATCTCCAACCTGCGGATTCTTGGCCCCATGCGCAAGCAGTCCCAGGTGGAGCTTGCCTTCACAGACGCGATCAGCCTCGGGTTTGATGACGTGCCGATTCGCCTTTCCGGCGACATTGCGGGAACCCCTGGCGCGGTCATCATGGGGCCGCGCGGAGTGATCGAGTTGGCCGAAGGTGTGATCCGGGCAGCGATTCATGTCCACATGAATGAAAACGAAGCAGCGTATTACAAGGTAAGACAAGGTGACTTGATGAAGTTGCGCGTTGGCGGCGCGGCGGGCGTCACCTTCCAAAACGTGCATGTCCGTATCGATTCCTCGTCGAAGCTCAATGTTCACATGGACACCGATGAGGCGAATGCTTGCGGCTTGCACCTGGCCAGAGAAATTGAATTGTTCGCTTAG
- a CDS encoding acetate/propionate family kinase produces the protein MNILIANIGSTSFKYRVFDMRNESVLATGCFERIGESSGLCPDYPAAIRRCIDEICGEGKILARLSGLSAVAFKAVHAGPISGARRVDSEVLAAMEEFAFLAPAHNPPYLAAMRAFQEQLPGVPLVALFETAFYNGLDEATTTYAVPYEWREQFGIKRYGFHGASHRAASERAQAILGRTDLRHISCHLGGSSSVAAIRNGVAIDTSFGTSPQSGLPQSNRVGDVDIFAVLFMMRKLGLGPDETASLLGSRSGLAGISGASGDVRDLSSAADSGNKRAKLALDVFVRAVRHYIGAFMLELGGLDVLTFSGGIGENSSEIRSSICRGMSSFGVQLDEEWNRTVQRQGTISLGDSAAKVLVLPADEEIVVARATVEVIGKSRIELETELAGAALES, from the coding sequence ATGAACATTCTGATCGCCAACATTGGTAGCACCTCGTTCAAGTACCGTGTCTTCGACATGCGGAACGAGTCGGTCCTGGCGACCGGATGTTTCGAGCGTATCGGGGAATCAAGCGGCCTTTGCCCGGATTATCCGGCGGCCATCCGCCGCTGCATCGACGAGATCTGCGGCGAGGGAAAAATCCTGGCCAGACTGTCTGGGTTGAGTGCAGTTGCCTTCAAGGCTGTTCACGCCGGTCCAATCAGCGGGGCGCGACGGGTGGACAGCGAAGTCCTGGCCGCCATGGAAGAGTTCGCCTTCTTGGCCCCGGCGCACAATCCACCATATTTAGCCGCAATGCGAGCCTTTCAGGAGCAGTTACCGGGCGTGCCGCTGGTAGCGCTGTTTGAAACCGCCTTTTACAACGGACTGGACGAAGCCACCACGACCTATGCCGTGCCTTATGAGTGGCGGGAGCAGTTTGGTATTAAGCGGTATGGGTTCCACGGTGCCAGCCATCGGGCTGCGAGCGAGCGTGCCCAGGCGATTCTAGGCCGCACCGATCTGCGACACATCTCTTGCCATCTGGGCGGCAGCTCGAGCGTAGCCGCCATCCGCAACGGGGTCGCGATCGATACCAGCTTCGGAACCTCTCCACAATCGGGTTTGCCGCAGAGCAATCGTGTCGGAGACGTAGACATCTTCGCCGTACTGTTCATGATGCGGAAGCTGGGCCTGGGGCCGGATGAAACGGCTTCGCTGCTGGGCAGCCGTTCAGGCCTGGCGGGAATCAGTGGCGCCAGCGGTGATGTTCGCGACCTCTCCAGTGCCGCCGATTCCGGAAACAAGCGGGCAAAACTAGCGCTCGACGTGTTCGTGCGCGCTGTGCGCCATTACATCGGCGCATTCATGCTCGAACTCGGCGGTTTGGATGTGCTCACATTCTCCGGTGGAATCGGCGAGAACAGCTCCGAAATACGCAGTTCCATTTGCAGGGGAATGTCCTCGTTCGGTGTCCAGCTCGACGAGGAGTGGAACCGGACGGTTCAACGGCAGGGGACTATTTCGTTGGGCGATTCGGCGGCGAAAGTCCTGGTCTTGCCGGCGGATGAGGAAATCGTGGTGGCCAGGGCAACTGTAGAAGTTATTGGAAAGAGCAGAATCGAGCTGGAAACTGAACTTGCCGGCGCCGCGCTAGAGTCATGA
- a CDS encoding 4Fe-4S dicluster domain-containing protein, with product MASNPNTASPGAGRSGAALPLPTSDRLEELGIVGAGGGGFPASAKFKTRVPLVIVNAAECEPLLHKDKELLLHHGDAMFRGLQIAMQRVGATEGVVGIKEKYAEIIDLIADRTPPAVRVKALPDVYPAGDEFILVHEVTGRVIPPGGLPKDVGAVVSNVETLVNIGIDRPVTHKYLTVAGAVHTPVTLRVPIGMAIGEVIAAAGGANVDHFGVLVGGVMMARLAKGLEEPVTKTTGGIVVLPFSHRLIQQRVASWSHVQRTGRSACDQCRFCTDLCPRNLLGHPIQPHRAMQALGFASSTEPMIAGTLYCSECNLCSLYSCPEQLDPKNVCTQAKPIARERGLVFTGSPSDIQPHPLAAFRRVPTHRLMARLGLTGFKNVGPLDNRTISPLRVTIPLRQSAGTAADPVVRVGDRVRIGDLLAAPPVGQLGARIHASIDGVVREITSAVVVQAYDAKH from the coding sequence ATGGCGTCCAATCCAAACACGGCATCTCCGGGCGCTGGCCGGAGTGGCGCTGCCTTGCCACTACCCACCTCCGACCGCCTGGAAGAACTGGGAATCGTCGGCGCCGGAGGCGGTGGATTCCCCGCTTCAGCCAAGTTCAAGACGCGGGTTCCGCTGGTCATTGTGAATGCGGCCGAATGCGAGCCGCTCTTGCACAAAGACAAGGAACTGCTTCTGCATCATGGCGATGCCATGTTTCGCGGACTGCAAATCGCCATGCAAAGGGTGGGGGCGACTGAAGGCGTCGTCGGCATAAAAGAGAAATACGCCGAAATCATTGACCTGATCGCGGACCGGACGCCACCGGCAGTGCGAGTGAAAGCGCTTCCGGACGTGTACCCCGCTGGAGATGAATTCATCCTCGTGCATGAGGTTACGGGCCGGGTGATACCGCCCGGCGGCCTTCCCAAGGATGTTGGCGCGGTGGTTTCTAACGTCGAGACGCTCGTCAATATAGGAATCGACCGGCCGGTAACGCACAAATATCTGACCGTTGCCGGTGCTGTCCACACGCCGGTAACGTTGCGAGTACCGATCGGGATGGCCATCGGCGAGGTGATTGCGGCCGCGGGCGGAGCCAACGTCGACCATTTCGGCGTACTGGTTGGCGGCGTGATGATGGCGCGACTGGCAAAGGGTCTTGAGGAACCCGTAACCAAAACAACCGGGGGCATCGTCGTTCTCCCGTTTTCGCACAGGCTGATTCAGCAGCGCGTAGCGAGTTGGTCGCATGTGCAGCGGACCGGGAGGTCGGCATGCGATCAGTGCCGGTTCTGCACGGATCTTTGCCCTCGCAACCTGCTTGGCCACCCCATCCAGCCGCATCGCGCCATGCAGGCGCTTGGATTTGCCAGCTCAACGGAGCCTATGATTGCCGGTACCCTGTACTGCTCCGAATGTAACCTCTGCAGCCTGTACTCCTGCCCGGAGCAACTCGATCCTAAGAATGTCTGTACACAGGCCAAGCCGATTGCTCGAGAGAGAGGCCTGGTTTTCACCGGCTCGCCAAGTGACATACAGCCTCATCCACTGGCTGCATTCCGGCGGGTACCCACGCACCGGCTCATGGCGAGGTTGGGGCTGACTGGGTTCAAGAATGTGGGGCCGTTGGACAATCGAACGATATCGCCTCTACGAGTGACGATCCCGCTGCGGCAAAGTGCGGGAACTGCCGCCGACCCGGTGGTCAGAGTGGGAGATCGCGTTCGAATCGGCGACCTCCTGGCAGCACCGCCAGTTGGACAACTTGGAGCCAGGATTCACGCCAGCATCGACGGCGTGGTGCGGGAAATCACCTCCGCAGTGGTAGTCCAGGCGTATGACGCCAAGCATTAA
- a CDS encoding BMC domain-containing protein, whose amino-acid sequence MAEIDSVGLVEVSSVAAGYMIEDAMLKAASVQLLLARTICSGKFLIVVSGDVASVSASIEAGASVAGASLIEKRQIARVHPSVFPAISMSVELDAGQIRSLGVIETFSASCVVEVADAAAKSANVTLLRVHLAMAMGGKGFVLLTGDVSSVEAAVAAGSRVAAEEGMLVGKCVIAAPDKALLRDFA is encoded by the coding sequence TTGGCTGAGATTGATTCTGTCGGGCTGGTGGAGGTCTCAAGCGTTGCTGCCGGCTACATGATTGAAGATGCGATGCTGAAAGCCGCTTCGGTGCAGCTGCTTCTTGCTCGCACGATTTGTTCCGGCAAGTTTCTCATCGTGGTGTCAGGAGACGTCGCTTCCGTCAGCGCGTCGATCGAAGCGGGCGCGTCGGTAGCAGGAGCATCTCTTATAGAGAAGCGGCAGATAGCTCGCGTACATCCTTCGGTGTTCCCTGCTATTTCTATGAGCGTGGAATTGGACGCGGGCCAGATTCGATCGCTTGGCGTAATTGAAACTTTTTCTGCTTCCTGCGTGGTCGAGGTCGCCGATGCAGCAGCGAAGTCCGCCAACGTCACACTGTTGCGCGTACACCTCGCCATGGCCATGGGCGGCAAGGGATTTGTGCTGCTTACTGGAGATGTTTCGAGCGTTGAGGCGGCGGTAGCGGCGGGCTCGCGTGTTGCAGCCGAAGAAGGCATGCTGGTGGGCAAATGCGTTATCGCAGCGCCAGATAAGGCGTTGCTACGCGATTTCGCCTAG